One Solanum pennellii chromosome 10, SPENNV200 genomic region harbors:
- the LOC107002690 gene encoding malonyl-coenzyme:anthocyanin 5-O-glucoside-6'''-O-malonyltransferase-like — protein MTSLLIEQCQVAPPPHGGAAELTLPLTYFDHMWFVFGYMRRILFYKLPISKLDFVQNIIPSLKHSLSLTLKHYTPLVGNIACPLNSSGYPELRYVTGDSVSVTFTETDMDFNHLIGYHPRNANDFYPFIPQLAQPKDAPGFKLVPVLAIQVTLFPNLGISIGFSNHHVACDGNIIVKFIRAWGLLNKLRGDEQCLGNEFVPFYDRSVIKDPYKQGAIIWDEMKQNMPEIGDIIVIPPLDRVRGTFIIERNNIVKLKNLILSRRPNLSYVTSFTITCAYIWTCLIKSKFAIEDEMIDEDVMEIFGCVADCRSRLNPPLPQSYFGNCLVTIVSKASRVELVGKEGFIIAVEVIGEAIKNQMKDVESILNCSWYREFCGIDMKHTLSVSGSPKFNLYEVDFGWGRPEKIEIISIDNSSGISMSINKYKDSHGDLEVGLSLPKTRMNAFVAIFNHGLSFL, from the coding sequence ATGACTTCTCTTCTGATTGAGCAATGCCAAGTTGCGCCACCTCCCCACGGTGGCGCAGCTGAGCTAACGCTCCCTCTAACTTATTTTGATCATATGTGGTTTGTTTTTGGCTATATGCGTAGGATTTTATTCTACAAGTTACCAATTTCCAAACTCGATTTCGTTCAAAACATTATTCCTTCTCTTAAACATTCACTCTCCCTCACTCTCAAACACTACACACCCTTAGTTGGCAACATTGCATGTCCACTAAATTCTAGTGGTTATCCAGAGTTACGTTATGTGACTGGAGATTCTGTATCAGTTACTTTTACTGAAACTGACATGGACTTCAATCATCTCATTGGTTACCATCCTCGAAATGCTAATGATTTTTATCCCTTCATTCCTCAATTAGCACAACCTAAGGATGCACCGGGGTTTAAACTAGTCCCCGTCTTAGCCATTCAAGTTACACTTTTTCCAAATCTTGGCATATCCATTGGTTTTAGTAACCATCATGTTGCTTGTGATGGAAATATTATCGTGAAATTCATAAGAGCATGGGGTTTACTCAACAAATTACGCGGTGATGAACAATGTTTAGGTAATGAGTTCGTTCCATTTTATGATAGGTCCGTAATAAAAGATCCTTATAAACAAGGGGCGATTATATGGGATGAAATGAAGCAAAACATGCCGGAGATAGGTGACATAATTGTGATTCCTCCTCTTGATAGAGTTCGAGGTACATTTATTATAGAAAGAAATAACATCGTTAAGCTCAAGAATTTAATATTGTCAAGAAGACCTAACCTAAGTTATGTGACATCTTTTACAATAACTTGTGCTTATATATGGACTTGTTTGATAAAATCAAAGTTCGCGATTGAGGATGAGATGATAGATGAGGATGTTATGGAGATTTTTGGATGTGTAGCTGATTGTAGATCGCGTCTCAATCCACCACTTCCTCAATCTTATTTTGGGAATTGCCTAGTGACGATTGTTTCAAAAGCAAGTCGTGTCGAATTAGTTGGGAAGGAAGGGTTTATAATTGCTGTGGAAGTCATTGGAGAGGCTATCAAGAATCAAATGAAGGATGTGGAATCGATCTTGAATTGTAGTTGGTATAGAGAATTTTGTGGCATTGACATGAAACACACACTTTCAGTTTCTGGATCACCAAAGTTTAATTTGTATGAGGTTGATTTTGGTTGGGGTAGGccagaaaaaatagaaataatttcTATTGATAATAGTAGTGGTATATCTATGTCCATTAACAAGTACAAAGATTCACATGGAGATTTAGAGGTTGGCTTGTCTTTGCCCAAAACTCGAATGAATGCTTTTGTTGCTATATTCAACCATGGGCTAAGCTTTTTGTAA